The genome window AAACGACTACCCCATCATGATTTGGTGGACTCCCTTGATGCCTGAAGAAGATAGAATTATAAACTGCCATCATCATAGTTGCCTATTAACTAAGAATAGACATTACAttaacaatacaaatttgcaaGTATAATCACCTCAATTAAAATGCATGGatttatttcgtttttaaggcttttttgttttatgggAGCCAATTTAACATCTGGGATTTACCTGTaccgaaaaagaaaatttgggCAATTTTTCATGAAGAATCTCCAAGAAATGTTGCACTTTTCTTATACAACAGAACATATGACATTTTTGATCTCACAGCCACATTTAGTCGATACAGTGATTTCCCCTTGACATTACAGTATTTAGAAAATCTAAGTATTCTCACAAGTAATCAGTATTTGATGAAAGTGGaagacaaaaataaacttttaagTGAGATCGCCCCAGTATTATATATACAATCAGACTGTGATACTCCTGTGGATAGAGATCCTTATGTGAGcgaaataatgaaatatgtGCAAGTAGACTCATATGGAGCTTGTCTCAACAACAAGAAATTTCCTCCAGAGTGAGTTTTACACTTGCCAAAACATTCTTACATTGTTAGTTTTAGGATCGCCGAAATTTACTCTTTAGACCTTTACAACGATAAATTACTCCGTTTTATAGCTAAATATAAATTCGTAATAGCCTTTGAAAACGGTATCTGTGACGATTACATCACTGAAAAGTTGTGGCGCCCTCTGTTCACCGGTACCGTACCCATATATCTGGGATCCCCTAGTGTACAAGTAAGTTTCAATCTTTCACCGTATattgaaagtaaaaataaaataaaattcaggaCTGGTTACCGAATAAGAATTCGGTAATTTTGGCCAAAAATTTTCAGAGTCCTGAACTGTTAGCCAAACGTATTaacgaaattaatttggatgACAGTTTGTATGAGAAATTTCGCGAACACAAGAGAGGTAAAGTTGAAAATGTTCTGTTGGAACGGACGTTAGCGCAAGGTCCTTTTGGGTTGGTGACGGATCAAGAACACCCAATTTCAGCTTTCGAGTGTTTTGTTTGCGAGCAGATTCACAAAGGGGTTAAAAAGCGACGCACGCACTCCGTTTACGATTGCGTGCGACCGAGTAAAACTAGTAGTTGGCACTATTATTGGCAGTCGGGGGATTGCCAGTCCCGAGCTTTGGTAAATCACATTCGAAATAACCAAAAGTTGGATGTAGATTCTTGCTGAATAACTGAGAACAAATACAAATTGTAGATTTTTATTAAGTGACATAACTCTgctattaaaaaaactatgtGAAAACAATTGTTACAAATACTCAATTATTGCAAAtgaatattataaaataaatcaaatatgAGTAAAACCCCtgtctttatttttaatgtaaataaaatatgaaaaatcaaATCTCCTTTTACTAATTTATCACAATTTGACATTGTTGTAAAATCCAATGGTAGAGAACGAAAAGAGAAAATTACACAATTATCATCACAATAATTGAAGTACACTTAGGCGCTTTAGGACACAGTTCAGTCACGATATAAGTACAatggaataaataaaattggaaatTAAGGAACAAAAACATTCCTAAGACTTGcccaaaatatacaaaataacGACGAACCAGGTTAATGGAAGACTAATATCTGTGTATTTTTAAGTCAACTTTCCTTGggaaaaatcgaattttcaataCGTCACGACTGGCTAAAAAGCAATgaataaaatacaacaaacTAATAACAACATGACATATTGAAAATTTCCTATTAGTATGCtacaaaatgaaagaaaagtttaataaaccAAATCGAGTGAGGTACATTATCCCTGTATTAACGGATTCATGGGATAACAGAAACAAGTCATCCTACTAACGCCGCTTTCAATCAGTCATTTTTACCCTTGTTCTTCTTTGAAAATACGaacagttttttctttttcttcttgatATCTTCGTCCATCAGTGAAGAATCCGTCGAACAGATGTCGTCTTCTACAGAAGCGCATGGTTGCTCTTTTATTGTCGTTTGTCTCAAAGGCTTCGGCTTGGCGGGTGCGTCCAGCGATGTGTCCGAATGCGACGATTTCGGCCTGCTCGAGTCCACTGTCCCTACGTTTATGTCTTGCGATAGCGATCGCGTCATCGGCGAACTTTTTGTCGCCACAGAGATATTGTTGTTGCTAATACTTCGAGGATTGGAAGACAATTTGCCAATTTTATTATATCCGGATACCGAGTCCTCTGGCCAGGTAGAGCTGagcataaaagaaaaattgttaattacatGGTGCGGCTCGCATCGTCACAACTCACATTTCTCCTCCCACCATGAAATGAACTCCGGATTGCGGTAGAGGTCTGCTTTCAGAATGCGAGTCTTCCTCTTGTCTGCTAGTTTCGCTACCCGATGAATCCCCTTCTTTCCACGAGTGAAGCGCTGTCGACTCTGAGTATCCTGTACATAATGCGCCATCTTACACCGAAATTAGTTACCCAGCATGCATTTAATTATCTACTTGATATTTGGTTCGTCGAATCGAACAGTTGCGTTTTTGGATCTGGTTTTGGAACATTAGAAACAGTTAGAAATGAACTGGTTTGCGATTAGTCGTCGTTAAAATAGCACCACTAAGCCTATTCAAGCGATAAAAGACCCATTTCGCTTACCTTGTCGATTTCGTTTAAAATCCAAGCGTGtcaatcaaataaataaactcgTTTTGAGGAGAaacggaaaataaaaaaactaaatttgaataaataatcaaCAGGCCTTTATATTTTGATTGAAACCATCTACAAACTAAGTGGTAAATAATCAAAGAAAATACAAGCCCCCC of Tenebrio molitor chromosome 6, icTenMoli1.1, whole genome shotgun sequence contains these proteins:
- the FucTB gene encoding alpha-(1,3)-fucosyltransferase 10, whose protein sequence is AWIYFVFKAFLFYGSQFNIWDLPVPKKKIWAIFHEESPRNVALFLYNRTYDIFDLTATFSRYSDFPLTLQYLENLSILTSNQYLMKVEDKNKLLSEIAPVLYIQSDCDTPVDRDPYVSEIMKYVQVDSYGACLNNKKFPPEIAEIYSLDLYNDKLLRFIAKYKFVIAFENGICDDYITEKLWRPLFTGTVPIYLGSPSVQDWLPNKNSVILAKNFQSPELLAKRINEINLDDSLYEKFREHKRGKVENVLLERTLAQGPFGLVTDQEHPISAFECFVCEQIHKGVKKRRTHSVYDCVRPSKTSSWHYYWQSGDCQSRALVNHIRNNQKLDVDSC